One window of the Clostridiisalibacter paucivorans DSM 22131 genome contains the following:
- a CDS encoding ATP-binding protein codes for FEKYDLIIADELGYISFDKEASELLFTYLSLRAGRKSTIITTNLSFERWDEIFKDPVMTAAIIDRLTHKSYIVNMNGNSYRLKETKLWLEKQ; via the coding sequence AATTTGAGAAATATGATTTGATAATAGCAGATGAACTTGGATATATTTCTTTTGATAAAGAAGCCTCTGAGCTCTTATTCACCTATCTTTCCTTAAGAGCAGGAAGAAAATCTACAATAATAACTACAAATTTATCATTTGAAAGGTGGGATGAAATATTTAAAGATCCAGTAATGACAGCTGCAATAATAGATAGACTTACACATAAATCATATATTGTAAATATGAATGGTAATTCTTATAGATTAAAAGAAACTAAACTTTGGTTAGAAAAGCAATAA